The following is a genomic window from Candidatus Micrarchaeota archaeon.
TAAGCGAAGGATGCCTTGGTTCGTGCACGTTTTGCGAGACACGGTTATCGAGAGGAAGACTTCGCAGTAAACGGCCGGAGTATCTCCGGAGTTTAGTTACTGAAGCGGTAGAAAACAAGGCGGTAGAAGTACGGCTTACCGCCCAAGATACCGGGTGTTACGGTATCGACATCGGAACATCTCTTACCGACCTTCTTCACAGTCTTTTGGAGATAGAAGGGGATTTCATGATCCGTTTAGGGATGATCAATCCCGAGCACGCTTACCGTATGCTTGACGACCTTATCGAAATATATACTGATAAGAAGATGTTCAAGTTCCTTCACATACCTGTTCAATCTGGAAGCGATAAGGTTCTTAAGGATATGAATAGACGGTATTCTGTTGATACGTTTGTTACGGTGGTCGAACGTTTCAGGCAGAAGTTTCCTGACATGACTATCTCTACAGACATCATCATCGGTTATCCGACCGAGTCGGAAGAAGATTTTAGGAAAACCGTGGACCTCATTAAAAGGATGCGGTTCGAAATACTTAACATATCCAGGTTTACACCGCGCCCCGGAACCCCGGCAGCTAAACTAAAACCTCTGGATAATAAGGTTGTGAAACAACGTGTTGTAGAGGTCTCTAATCTTCACAGGGTACAGAGTTTGAAACTGAACAAACAATTTATAAACAGAGAACTGAATATATTAATGACTGGAAGAAACGATACCAAAGGAACGTACATCGGTAGGACACGATGGTACAAGAAAGTAGCAGTACCGTACGACTGCATGGATATCGACCCGGTCGGACGATGGGTTAGAGTTAAAATAATGAGCGCTACGGAATCGGTGTTGATAGGCAAACCTGTTAAATTTGAATGATGTTGGGAAAGGTGTTATTCATGTGCCTTGACTTCGATACAACTTCCGAAATACCGATCCCCGAAGACCCTTTTCAGCAAGTGATCGGACAGGACGAAGCAGTTTTCAAGGCAAAGATTTGCGTTCGTCAGCATCGTCATCTCCTTTTGGTAGGTCCGCCAGGAACCGGTAAAAGTATGATTGCCAAAGCTATGTCAGAGATCCTTCCTCCACCTACTCAGGAAATACTGGTTGCCGATAACCCGTTAGATCCGTTACGTCCCAAAGTTGTAATAAGAACGATCTCATCATCCAAAAGTTCCCAAGGCCGAGCTCCTTCCTCTGTTGTAGACCCTATCGACGTGCCTTACTATGTTGCGGAAGAATTGGGTTTCAGATGTAGACGTTGTGGTAAGATAAGCGACCCAGACCTAGACATATGTCCGTATTGTCATGCTAATAAACACGATTCAGTCCTTCTCGGAACCAAAGAAAAGAAAAGGGTTGTCCGTGCCGAGGTCGATGGAGAACGTTTTACGTTTGTACGCGAGAATGATAAAATTCGTGTCTATCACAGTGAAGAGAACGATTCCGAAGAATGTAAAGTGTTGGTACCTATCGACCGTAGTCGGTTTGTCAAGGTTACCGGAGCCACAGAAGTAGAGCTTTTAGGTGACGTGGAACACGACCCGTACGGTACTGCATTAACGGCCAGTCAACCTCCCTACCGTCGTATTATTCCGGGGGCTATCCACGAAGCTCATCAGGGAATTCTGTTCATCGATGAGATCTCCGCTCTTGGTGGACTGCAGAGATATCTTCTGACCGCTATGCAGGAAAAGAAGTTTTCCATAGTAGGCAAAAATCCTTCCAGTTCTGGAGCTAGTATTCGAGTTGACGATGTACCGTGCGATTTTATACTTGTTGCAGCGGCTAACCATGCTAACTTAAACCGGATACTACCTTCCCTGAGGTCCAGAATCAGAGGTGACGGGTACGAAGTTGTTATGAATCGATGGATGGAGGACAACAATGAGAACAGGTTCAAACTGGCACGATTCGTAGCTCAGGAAATAGTTAAAGATGGAAAGATTCCTCACATGACTAAAGAGGGCGTCATCGAGATTATAAAATATGCGCGTACCGTTGCCCGAACCGTTGACAATGCGAATGGTTTGACTTTGAGGCTTAGGGCATTAGCGGGTGTGATACGTGCTGCTGGCGACCTTGCCGTTTCTGAAGGGTCAGAAGTTATAGACAAAGAACATGTGATGAAAGTCATACGTTCTGGTATAACCGCTGAAGACCAGGTATCGGATAACTGGTATACCGTTCATAGACGCGACCTTTTCGTTGGGAGCGGTTCTAACGAGGGTGTGCTGTGAAGTTTTTTAAACTTATCCTTCTTTATCCTAATCATGGAAGAAGAACTGAAAGTCGGAGACTGTATGACCAAGGGTGTTATAGCAATACCTGCTTCACGTCCTGTTATAGATGCTGCTCGTGCGATGTCTCATGCTAAAGTGGGTAGTGTTATCGTACTGAAAAACAATAAGGCAGTGGGTATCGTGACGGAGCGTGATATTGTCCGAAAGGTAGTGGCTAGGAACAGAGACCCTTCCAAAGTACGGTTATCCAGTATCATGAGTAGTCCGTTACGTGTTGTGAAGGTCGATACGTCGATAGGCGAAGCGGCACGGATCATGAGAAAATACGAAATAAAGAAGCTTCCCGTGGTTAACAATAAGGGGATGCTGGTCGGCGTGGTTACAGAAACGGACATCTTACGCGCCTATCCAGGGTTGGTCGACGTGCTTGTGGAATTGGCTGAGGTGTCCGCACCTCGGGGAAAAGAACCCGTGGTTGGAGTGTGTGAGCGTTGCGGCACGTATTCAACAGATTTGAAACTCGTAGACGGGATGTTACTGTGTAGTGAATGCAGAAAGGAGCTTGAAGAAAGCGAAGAAGAGGTTTAATGTTCTTTTACGTTTTTTGTATGGTGGTCGTGTGATCCCGGAATCAAAGCTTATCGAGCATGAGGTTACGGTTCGTCAATTGACACTTTCTAAGGAAGTGGTATTATCTAAGCGTGCTATGGTAAGATGGTTAGCATTGGCATTGGGTTTGATATCACCGAACGAATCCCGTCAATCCCTATTGGATGTTCTGGAAGTGTTGTTGGAGTTCCATTTCGACGGCGTACAACCCACTTCTGGAGATGTTATCGAAGCGGTGAACAAAAAATCATCTGCAATATCCCCCAAGACGGTACGTTATCATCTTACCCAGCTCACCAAAAAAGGGATCATACAGTGTAAAAACAGAAGGTATTCGTTCCCCAAGAGTGATTACCCTAACGATAGTTTGAGTAGTGCTGTTTACAGAGTCTACGAGAAGACGTTGAAGGAATCTTTCTCCAGAATAGACAAGGTTCTTGAAATGTTTGAACGGAATAGATAACAATCACTTTTTCATGCAAAAGTTTCGTGCGAAAGCGGGTTTACGGTGCTCCTGCACCGGTCTTGTGCTTGTTCCCTTTGTACAACCCGAACCTGAGCATCCCTTTCTCGTTGTTGGTTTTGCTCTCCAGTAGTACCATGTTGACCAAACGTTCAAAGGTTTCCGCATCCTCGTACGCATCCTTCCATACGTCTACGCCTGCGGTTACCGTTATATGAAGTTTTGGCGGAATAACCTCTTCGGTGTTTTTCTCGTACACGCCCAAGGAACGTGTATCTACGGTAAAACACATCGATTCATGAATTCTCTTTGCAAAGGGAACGTACTCGTCTTCATCTACCCATGCTATCACAGCAAACTCGTCTCCACCGCGTCTGCATGCGTATGCATCGTACCCGCTAACCGCTTCCTTAAGACGCATCCCCATCAGTTTTAGAACTCTATCTCCTACTTTATATCCGAACCTGTCGTTTATGCTTTTGAAGTTGTCGCCGTCTATCAACATGAGTGCGAGTTTTCTTCCGTTCTTTTCCGTCCTGGCACGTTCTACTTCTTTCTTCAATTGGTCTACGTAGAACCGCGAATTATACAATTTTGTCAATCCGTCGGTAATGGCGAGCTGCGACAGCGTTTTCATCAAGTCTGCCTGAGCGAACAGTTTTTCCAGAATATCGCACATCTCATTAAACACTCCAACAATATAACCTTTGTCGTGACCGTTGATAAATTCTACAACCAATAACCCATTCACAGAGGATCTCAGGTTGAGTTTTCTTACCATCAACCGTTTAGGTTGAAGTATTTCTATCGTGGGATCTTCATCTCTAATCTCTTCAAGTTCTTTTTCATTCAATACTACCGGTCTTTTGCTTGTCAGGATTTTCTTAATAAATTCTTTATCCTTCGGTATCCTCTCTTCTTTTAGCAGTTTCCATTTTTCTTGTTCGATGTACGGTACAGATGCGATGCATTCGAACCCGTCCTCTTTTTCGACCCATAGTCTCACTTTTGTTGCATGACACAGTTTTTGTGTGAGTTCGAGAATGTTATCCAACTGTTCATACGGATTATTGTGTGTCAACAGTTTGTTTATCACTTCCAGGGTATCTATAACTGCCTTTTGATAACTTCTATCCTCTAAAGGTTCCCTGCTCGTCCATATGTGCAAACCTTTACCTACTTTTTTGACTGTCTTAACTATCTTGACAACGGTCGGAAAATTCTTTGCAAACCACCTATTCTTTGAAGTTTTAACATGTGTCATATCATTACACCTTACTCTTTTTGATATTGTTATTAATTATGGATATACATGTATTTAAACCTTTTTGTCGAATTCCGGAATTTCGTCAAGTTTCGTTTTATAAATCGGACGTTTAAGGGTTGACGAAGTTGTTGTTTTATTAATTTTTGTTTTGGGATGTAAATTTTATAAACAAATATTTTTAAATATCGTTGTCAAGATTAAAACGTCATTTAGATCGGGGTGTTGGAACGAATGACGAGGTCGGGTAGGTCAAAATTCGGGATCTTGTTGGGTGCTATTACATTGTTCGTAGTGTTCTGGGTCGTTTTGTCAGTTTTGTTATTGACTCCTGCCCCTCGACAAACTTCTGTCTCGAATAAGTCATCCGTTTCTATGGACTTATCTCCGCAGTTTTACAAGTTCCCTTCTGTCCAAGGTCTTTTCAACACAATAACTATGAACATACGTTCCGATGCACCGATGATCCTGAAGAATCAATCGTTGAACGGTAGTAGACTGGGGTATGATTTAGATTCCATCGAAATGGAAACGAGGTTTGACGCTAAAACGACAACCGTCGATTTGGGTCGGCTCTATTCTGAAACTGGTGTCAAACAATCGTTGACGATCCGCAACAAACTTGATAAACCCGTGACACTCGAATTAAATTATACCGTGTTTATTCCTTCGCACACGATCATCATAAACGGGACCGAACGCACATTCGCACCTGGAGAATCTGCCAACCTTTCTTTAAGTTCCGGGAGCATAAGAATGCAGTCTAACAGTGTAGAGTTCATTCAACCTTTACCTAAGATACGGTTTGTAACAACCTCCGGTCGTGAAGGTGCTTTGGATTTCTCAGATTTTTCCTCAGTTATCAATGCAGCTTATGTGAGAAGCACCGAACAGGGTATGCATATAACCGTTTACGGAACATTCGCTCTATCCTCTCACGAATCGGTAACGTTCGACCCCGCATTAACTCGTATCCTTCCCGTCCATTCTTACGACATACAGAATATAACCGGTATGACGTTTCCCAGTTCTGTAGAGATTGATGATATCGATGATGACGGTTTCAAAGACCTTATACTGTCCGTGCGTTCAACGGTTTTCAACGGTAGCGTATGCGTAATAAAGAAATACACGAACCGGCTCTTTTCAAACCACCTCTCTTCGATAGCTACGTTGGAAGGTGCTCAAGTAGCCAGATGTTTGAGATTTAACGATATCGATTTCCCAAGGGGTACAGCGATAGGCGATATAGACGATGACGGATACAAAGAAATCGTTTCCACGGCATTCCCCAGCAGTCTGTTTATCTATGATGTAACCGCTGATCAGAGGATCGAACTACCCCTCAACTACTCATACATCGGTAGACCTTACGTGTTCGATGTTGATGATGACGGAGCGGATGACGTACTGTTCCTATCTTACGTTGATAAAGAGTTTCGTCTTGTTGTTTTCTACGGTCCTTTTGACCGGGAGACCATGTCTTTTCCTAGGGTTAGGGAGACCGGATTGGGGATGTCCGGAGACATACTGTTACCCGCGATAGTTCGTACCGACCGTTACCTTGTTGTTTCAAATCCTTCTCAGTCGTTGATTGTGGTAATGAACAGGTCCGACCTATCTACTGTGTTCACTGTCAGTAATAAAGAGATTGATCTTTTCGGTTCCTCCATTCAGGTTTTGAACGCTTCTGAAGAGACATTGCTGGTGGGAAGTGATGATGGAGTTTTTGAATTGGACCTTTTAAACAATCGGACGGAATGTTTGCTCAGCGGTCATGACGGATATGGAAGAAGTGCACTTTATGCTAAAGGAATGTTGATTGTCGGAACCCCTCCTGACACTATCTATGTGTATTCAGGCGACCTTACCAGTAAGAACATAACATTAATAAAGACGTTGCATTCATCGAGTTTCGATATCGGAGAACCATATTCAATGGTGTACGACTCTGAAACTGGTATACTTGGAATTGTCGGATACGGTTTGACTTCTGCCGGTGGCGGCATACCTCCTGAAGGTAGAATAGTATTCTATGCGTTGGAACCCGGTTATGTGACGAGTGATTGGCCGATGCATCAGGACGATGTGTATCATACAGGTATGTCCGATACGTATAAGACGGTGGTCGGTCCTTATCCTTTAGTCAAGGTATGGAACATCTCTTTATCATTGCCTTTCGGGTCAGGACTTCCCAACCAGATCTCTTTTCCGCAGTATATCAGTTATCTTAGCGGTTCTGATCATCTCGTTGTGCCCAGTGTCAGATACGGTGTGACTGTTGTAAACGCATCAGACGGCAGCATCGTATGGTATTCCTACAATCCGGATCTCGGGCTGATGTACCGATGTTATTCCGAGGATGATCGGCCTAACACGGTGCCGGTTCAACTCTCCGATAATGCAGTGTATTTAGGTATGTTAAACTCGGGTAATCCAGAACACGAAGTGTTCGGTTTCGCATCTGACATAACGTTTGATTCGCATCCTTTGATCGCCATGGCTTCCGCATCGAGTAGAGAGTTGAAATCCTTTTCATTACCTGTAAGTGACGGAACTTCGCTCTATACGGTTTTAGGAAGCGATGAGACCCCATGTTTCGTGGAGAGATTGACTCTCTCGGGTCATGGCTTGACAAAGCGAAGGTTCGACCTCGATTCTTCTATCGTCACATCCGTAACGGGTAACATGATAATATACAATCATACCCTGTTCATACCTTCCGAATCATATCTGACCGGATACAGTCTTCCACTTACGGGGTTGGGTCTGCGTGCTCTGCTAACACCCTCTGTTGTCATAGATATTCCCGATTCGTCGGAAGTGGCAGTTGTCGGCGGGTCGGGATATGTTTACATCTTCGGTAGGAAGACGATGAAAGGGTTGTACGTGGAAAAAGCAGATC
Proteins encoded in this region:
- a CDS encoding AAA family ATPase: MCLDFDTTSEIPIPEDPFQQVIGQDEAVFKAKICVRQHRHLLLVGPPGTGKSMIAKAMSEILPPPTQEILVADNPLDPLRPKVVIRTISSSKSSQGRAPSSVVDPIDVPYYVAEELGFRCRRCGKISDPDLDICPYCHANKHDSVLLGTKEKKRVVRAEVDGERFTFVRENDKIRVYHSEENDSEECKVLVPIDRSRFVKVTGATEVELLGDVEHDPYGTALTASQPPYRRIIPGAIHEAHQGILFIDEISALGGLQRYLLTAMQEKKFSIVGKNPSSSGASIRVDDVPCDFILVAAANHANLNRILPSLRSRIRGDGYEVVMNRWMEDNNENRFKLARFVAQEIVKDGKIPHMTKEGVIEIIKYARTVARTVDNANGLTLRLRALAGVIRAAGDLAVSEGSEVIDKEHVMKVIRSGITAEDQVSDNWYTVHRRDLFVGSGSNEGVL
- a CDS encoding CBS domain-containing protein, whose product is MEEELKVGDCMTKGVIAIPASRPVIDAARAMSHAKVGSVIVLKNNKAVGIVTERDIVRKVVARNRDPSKVRLSSIMSSPLRVVKVDTSIGEAARIMRKYEIKKLPVVNNKGMLVGVVTETDILRAYPGLVDVLVELAEVSAPRGKEPVVGVCERCGTYSTDLKLVDGMLLCSECRKELEESEEEV
- a CDS encoding GGDEF domain-containing protein; the protein is MTHVKTSKNRWFAKNFPTVVKIVKTVKKVGKGLHIWTSREPLEDRSYQKAVIDTLEVINKLLTHNNPYEQLDNILELTQKLCHATKVRLWVEKEDGFECIASVPYIEQEKWKLLKEERIPKDKEFIKKILTSKRPVVLNEKELEEIRDEDPTIEILQPKRLMVRKLNLRSSVNGLLVVEFINGHDKGYIVGVFNEMCDILEKLFAQADLMKTLSQLAITDGLTKLYNSRFYVDQLKKEVERARTEKNGRKLALMLIDGDNFKSINDRFGYKVGDRVLKLMGMRLKEAVSGYDAYACRRGGDEFAVIAWVDEDEYVPFAKRIHESMCFTVDTRSLGVYEKNTEEVIPPKLHITVTAGVDVWKDAYEDAETFERLVNMVLLESKTNNEKGMLRFGLYKGNKHKTGAGAP
- a CDS encoding tRNA (N(6)-L-threonylcarbamoyladenosine(37)-C(2))-methylthiotransferase, yielding MTVRRKRFFIETYGCALNQADSAMMRKQLFDSGYIEVDNPIDADVIILNTCTVKQATESKIFENFKRYSKLNKPIVIAGCLYRRHERFLSINPNISIISPGSLRMIVRAVESSISGRNYFDVRPFDKHLPMRFTGPVVTIPISEGCLGSCTFCETRLSRGRLRSKRPEYLRSLVTEAVENKAVEVRLTAQDTGCYGIDIGTSLTDLLHSLLEIEGDFMIRLGMINPEHAYRMLDDLIEIYTDKKMFKFLHIPVQSGSDKVLKDMNRRYSVDTFVTVVERFRQKFPDMTISTDIIIGYPTESEEDFRKTVDLIKRMRFEILNISRFTPRPGTPAAKLKPLDNKVVKQRVVEVSNLHRVQSLKLNKQFINRELNILMTGRNDTKGTYIGRTRWYKKVAVPYDCMDIDPVGRWVRVKIMSATESVLIGKPVKFE